The proteins below come from a single Stomoxys calcitrans chromosome 1, idStoCalc2.1, whole genome shotgun sequence genomic window:
- the LOC106085980 gene encoding CUE domain-containing protein 1, producing the protein MASTMQLEFAQAMSDFKIMFPDMDRDVIEAVLRANQGAVDATIDQLLQMSTDNQNEKLRNELENVSPQRSLINLSDSDTEAISRHTNKPPATGQLIDVDDIDGINSGMEKSLPAASALMNLNTNSPNHSTGASPKVRPPSQTTKSSQGNTPKRSQAVRSQSAINRRWNPPMLLPLPTTFLRLNPMNSGGGNTIALPYDPNRDFDLPDEQFAMMLQNEEFMNQLRINQEFMNALEKEHGGKGKPDADADFKDRLKNMGKMSRKKFLQVARVFTWQRNKKVTTAKQIDSLPLKEEPSDDEENHRNVHTSSDHSHTQSSQQQQRKIIQRKV; encoded by the exons ATGGCCTCGACAATGCAATTAGAATTTGCCCAGGCAATGTCGGATTTTAAAATTATGTTTCCGGACATGGACCGAGATGTGATAGAGGCTGTGTTGAGGGCAAATCAAGGAGCTGTTGATGCCACCATTGATCAGCTGCTGCAAATGTCCACAGATAATCAG AATGAAAAACTGCGCAACGAACTGGAAAATGTTTCGCCACAAAGAAGTCTCATTAACCTGAGCGATAGCGATACCGAAGCTATTAGCCGGCACACCAACAAACCACCAGCAACTGGTCAATTGATAGATGTTGACGATATCGATGGTATTAATAGCGGCATGGAGAAATCATTGCCTGCTGCCTCGGCGCTTATGAATCTCAATACCAATTCACCGAATCACAGCACAGGGGCTTCGCCGAAAGTCAGGCCACCTAGCCAAACAACCAAATCATCGCAGGGCAATACACCCAAGCGTTCACAAGCAGTGCGCAGCCAGTCGGCCATCAATAGACGCTGGAACCCACCCATGCTGTTGCCTTTGCCAACGACATTTCTACGCCTAAATCCCATGAACAGTGGCGGTGGCAACACTATTGCTTTGCCCTATGATCCCAATCGGGATTTTGATTTGCCGGATGAACAATTCGCCATGATGCTGCAAAACGAGGAGTTTATGAATCAGCTGCGAATCAACCAAGAGTTCATGAATGCTTTGGAGAAAGAACATGGAGGCAAGGGCAAGCCAGATGCCGATGCGGACTTCAAGGATCGTTTGAAGAACATGGGGAAGATGTCACGTAAAAAATTCCTGCAAGTGGCTAGGGTATTTACATGGCAGCGCAATAAAAAGGTAACAACGGCCAAACAAATCGATTCCTTGCCTCTCAAAGAGGAGCCCAGTGACGATGAGGAGAACCATCGAAATGTCCACACCAGCAGCgatcactcacacacacaaagTTCCCAACAGCAACAACGCAA